One window from the genome of Deltaproteobacteria bacterium encodes:
- a CDS encoding acetoacetate--CoA ligase: protein MSDPKMLWRPSAAFTENSNMVRFMKEVNERHALSLSTYHQLWQWSVDHIADFWELFWEFAGIIASKPYDRAVDDPAKMPGAKWFSGAELNFAENLLRFRDDRTALIFQGEGQEKQYYSYSQLYDEVSRMAQALKAAGVTRGDRVAGFMPNMPQAIIAMLAAVSLGAIWSSSSPDFGIKGVLDRFGQIEPKVLFTADGYLYNGKAFDSLERVGSILQQLPMVEKVVVAGYTTAEPDLTKIPNAVSWEDIVGPYSPAEIDFVQVPAEHPLYVMYSSGTTGKPKCMVQSHVGILSNQLKEHLLHCDLRRKDVLFYFTTCGWMMWNWLVCGLGVGATLVLYDGSPFHPGPDVLWKLAEEVGMTIFGTSARYIAALDEAGYKPGSDCNLEKLRMVCSTGSPLASSGFEYAYREIKTDMQLASISGGTDLNGCFALGNPMLPVHAGELQGPGLGLNVHAYNDAGEPVTDETGELVCTNAFPSMPVYFWNDPDGERYHNAYFTKYPGVWTHGDFISVNSRTRGITMYGRSDATLNPGGVRIGTADIYNALENLEEVADSVVVGQKWGDDVRVVLFVSLVKGIDLDEALIKKIKMTIRSACSPRHVPAKVIQVNEIPYTINMKKVELAVRNVIHGEPVTNRDALANPNCLKEYEGIAELKA from the coding sequence ATGAGCGATCCCAAAATGCTGTGGCGGCCTTCGGCGGCCTTTACCGAAAACTCCAACATGGTGCGCTTTATGAAGGAGGTCAATGAGCGCCACGCCCTTTCTCTTTCCACCTATCACCAGCTCTGGCAATGGTCCGTGGACCACATCGCCGATTTCTGGGAACTTTTCTGGGAATTTGCCGGCATTATCGCCAGTAAACCCTATGACCGGGCCGTGGACGATCCCGCCAAAATGCCGGGCGCCAAATGGTTTAGCGGGGCCGAACTGAATTTTGCCGAAAACCTGCTGCGCTTCAGGGATGATCGGACCGCTTTGATTTTTCAGGGCGAGGGTCAGGAAAAGCAGTACTATTCCTACAGCCAACTTTACGACGAGGTCAGCCGCATGGCGCAGGCCCTGAAAGCCGCAGGGGTTACCCGGGGAGACCGCGTGGCGGGATTCATGCCCAACATGCCCCAGGCCATTATCGCCATGCTGGCTGCTGTGAGTCTGGGGGCGATCTGGTCTTCATCTTCTCCCGATTTCGGCATCAAGGGCGTCCTCGACCGCTTCGGCCAGATCGAACCCAAGGTGCTGTTCACCGCCGACGGCTATTTATACAACGGTAAAGCTTTCGACAGCCTGGAGCGTGTCGGCAGCATCCTGCAGCAACTTCCCATGGTGGAAAAAGTGGTGGTGGCGGGATACACCACGGCCGAGCCGGATTTGACAAAGATCCCGAATGCGGTGTCGTGGGAAGACATTGTCGGCCCCTATTCGCCGGCTGAGATCGATTTCGTCCAGGTGCCCGCCGAGCACCCCCTTTATGTGATGTACAGCTCCGGTACGACCGGCAAGCCCAAGTGCATGGTCCAGAGTCACGTCGGCATTCTTTCCAATCAGCTCAAAGAGCATTTACTGCATTGCGACCTGCGGCGGAAGGATGTGCTGTTTTATTTCACGACCTGCGGCTGGATGATGTGGAACTGGCTGGTATGCGGTCTGGGGGTGGGAGCCACCCTGGTGCTTTACGATGGGTCCCCTTTCCACCCGGGCCCCGACGTTCTCTGGAAATTGGCCGAAGAGGTCGGCATGACCATTTTCGGGACCAGTGCGCGTTACATCGCCGCCCTAGACGAAGCGGGCTACAAGCCCGGCAGTGACTGCAATTTGGAAAAACTGCGCATGGTCTGCTCCACCGGATCCCCTCTGGCGAGTTCGGGCTTCGAATATGCCTACCGTGAAATCAAAACAGACATGCAGTTGGCTTCCATCAGCGGCGGTACCGATCTCAACGGCTGCTTTGCTTTGGGCAACCCCATGCTGCCGGTCCATGCCGGTGAACTGCAGGGGCCGGGTCTGGGGCTCAACGTGCATGCCTACAACGATGCCGGGGAGCCGGTTACCGACGAAACCGGGGAACTGGTGTGCACGAATGCATTTCCCAGCATGCCGGTCTATTTCTGGAATGACCCGGACGGTGAACGCTATCACAACGCCTACTTCACCAAATACCCGGGTGTGTGGACCCATGGCGACTTCATCAGCGTCAACAGCCGTACCCGCGGAATCACCATGTACGGACGCAGCGACGCCACCCTCAATCCGGGCGGCGTGCGCATCGGTACGGCCGATATTTACAACGCGCTGGAAAACCTGGAAGAGGTGGCTGACAGCGTGGTCGTAGGGCAGAAATGGGGGGATGATGTGCGGGTAGTGCTGTTCGTCAGCCTGGTCAAGGGCATCGATCTGGACGAAGCGCTGATCAAAAAAATCAAAATGACGATTCGATCCGCCTGCAGCCCCCGCCACGTGCCGGCCAAAGTGATCCAGGTCAATGAAATTCCCTACACCATCAACATGAAAAAAGTGGAGCTGGCCGTCCGCAACGTCATTCACGGCGAACCGGTAACCAACCGCGACGCCCTGGCGAACCCGAATTGCCTGAAAGAGTACGAAGGCATAGCGGAATTGAAAGCTTAG
- a CDS encoding metallophosphatase family protein, with translation MRVAIIADIHGNLVALEAVLADIKKRGVDKIVCLGDVATIGPQPRETIARLRDIGCRCVMGNHESWMLDPSLLDGLEGAPDWFVNLIRWSTQQLTRDDLEYLGRFQSTIDIPVDMGKSIFCFHGSPRSNEHSIYPATPPGELNKMLAGHRSLFMAGAHTHAQMLRQHEGILIINPGSVGIPFEQRLPNKPLRFLPWAEYAIVHSGDGTVNVDLRRIGPDLAQVLNAPMDPTYPAREIWRKNWKGY, from the coding sequence ATGAGGGTCGCAATTATAGCCGACATTCATGGAAACCTGGTCGCGCTCGAGGCGGTTTTGGCGGACATAAAAAAGAGGGGCGTCGATAAAATCGTATGCCTGGGTGATGTTGCGACCATTGGCCCTCAGCCGCGGGAAACGATTGCAAGGCTTCGAGATATCGGCTGCCGGTGCGTCATGGGCAATCATGAGTCGTGGATGCTTGACCCAAGCCTTTTGGACGGGCTCGAGGGCGCCCCTGATTGGTTTGTGAACTTGATTCGCTGGAGCACCCAACAGCTTACACGGGATGATCTGGAATACTTAGGCAGGTTTCAGTCCACGATAGACATTCCCGTCGATATGGGAAAAAGCATCTTTTGCTTCCACGGTTCCCCTCGGTCCAACGAACACAGCATCTATCCCGCGACGCCGCCTGGGGAGCTGAACAAAATGCTCGCCGGACACAGGTCCTTGTTCATGGCCGGTGCCCACACCCACGCTCAGATGTTGCGCCAACATGAGGGGATCCTGATCATTAATCCGGGAAGCGTGGGGATACCGTTCGAGCAGCGACTTCCGAACAAACCCCTCCGATTTCTTCCGTGGGCCGAGTATGCCATAGTCCATTCCGGCGATGGTACCGTGAATGTCGATTTGCGGCGGATCGGCCCTGATCTCGCTCAGGTGCTGAACGCGCCGATGGACCCCACATACCCCGCACGTGAGATCTGGCGGAAAAACTGGAAAGGATACTGA
- the dksA gene encoding RNA polymerase-binding protein DksA, with protein sequence MEQEQLDYFRALLTDWLDDLLRHADETVVTMRRPEILPDPLDRASFDSERTFQLRIRDRESTLIKKIKNSLLDIENGTYGICRNCGERISLKRLEARPVAEHCILCKTAMEKRERLSGT encoded by the coding sequence CTACTTTCGTGCTCTTTTGACCGACTGGTTGGATGATCTGCTGCGGCATGCGGATGAAACGGTGGTTACCATGAGGAGGCCCGAGATTCTGCCGGACCCGCTTGACCGGGCTTCATTTGATTCGGAACGCACCTTTCAACTCCGTATCCGCGATCGTGAAAGCACCTTGATAAAGAAGATCAAGAATTCACTGCTGGACATCGAAAACGGAACTTATGGCATCTGCCGGAACTGTGGGGAGAGAATTTCGCTGAAGCGCCTGGAGGCCCGCCCGGTTGCCGAGCACTGCATTCTTTGCAAGACGGCCATGGAAAAACGGGAAAGACTTTCCGGAACCTGA
- a CDS encoding XdhC family protein produces the protein MTETIWEKACDLLSDKTAFVIATIISHTGSTPRTAGTKMIVTGDGGIVGTVGGGLLEARVMEKAVEIIERSEASTFMPFDLTYEDVETMDMICGGKAEVFLDHIRPTVENRKIFERWRHLSQARKNAFFVTVVSEAWDPGEPVRHGVMGEDMVLEGSVALSAGSLETIGREARKAVAMQVVQLEDAIAVVEPSIKPKTAFLFGAGHVARPTAHLCALTGFYVTVLDDRKEFADAAHFPDTHDVVLLDSFENAFSGLAVDEDAFIVIFTRGHLHDRTVLAQALRTPAAYVGMIGSRKKRDAIYGALLNAGFGQEDIERVHSPIGMAIGAQSPEEIAVSIVSEMILERSRLRP, from the coding sequence ATGACAGAAACCATCTGGGAAAAGGCATGCGATCTCCTCAGCGATAAAACCGCCTTTGTCATCGCCACCATCATCAGTCACACCGGGTCCACGCCGAGAACCGCGGGCACCAAAATGATCGTTACCGGTGACGGCGGCATAGTCGGCACGGTCGGGGGAGGGCTCCTGGAAGCCAGGGTGATGGAAAAGGCCGTGGAGATCATCGAACGCAGCGAAGCGTCCACGTTCATGCCTTTCGACCTGACCTACGAAGATGTCGAAACCATGGACATGATCTGCGGCGGAAAGGCGGAGGTCTTTCTCGACCATATCCGTCCCACCGTTGAAAACAGGAAGATTTTCGAGCGATGGCGCCATCTGTCGCAAGCGAGAAAAAACGCTTTTTTCGTCACTGTCGTATCGGAGGCCTGGGATCCCGGCGAACCCGTCCGGCACGGGGTGATGGGTGAAGATATGGTGTTGGAAGGCAGTGTCGCGCTTTCAGCCGGTTCGCTGGAAACCATCGGGAGGGAAGCGCGCAAAGCGGTAGCCATGCAAGTGGTGCAACTCGAAGATGCCATCGCAGTGGTGGAGCCTTCGATCAAGCCCAAAACCGCCTTTCTCTTCGGCGCGGGGCACGTGGCCAGGCCCACCGCCCACCTCTGCGCCCTGACCGGCTTTTACGTCACGGTCCTGGACGACAGAAAAGAATTCGCCGACGCCGCTCATTTTCCGGACACCCACGACGTCGTCTTGCTCGACAGCTTTGAAAACGCATTTTCCGGCCTTGCCGTCGACGAAGATGCCTTTATCGTCATTTTCACGCGGGGCCATCTTCATGACAGAACGGTCCTGGCGCAGGCCCTCAGGACCCCGGCGGCCTATGTGGGCATGATCGGAAGCAGGAAGAAGCGGGATGCCATTTACGGCGCACTGTTGAACGCAGGTTTCGGGCAAGAGGATATCGAGCGTGTCCATTCGCCCATCGGAATGGCGATCGGCGCCCAGTCGCCCGAGGAGATTGCCGTGAGCATCGTTTCCGAAATGATTCTGGAACGCAGCCGCCTGCGGCCCTGA
- a CDS encoding nitronate monooxygenase has translation MGWEIEDKEFVMAYPMVIQGGMGAGVSGWQLARAVSMTGQLGVVSGTAIDQIFARRLQLGDLGGHFRRALQHFPDREMADRTLEAFYIPKGKKATAPYIKTPLISINPDRTTQELIIVSNFAEVFLAKEGHRNPVGINLLEKIQLPNLFSLYGAMLAGVDYVIMGAGIPREIPGVLDRLSEHKEVSLKIFVEHASKTDNFSVRFDPGAILKQKLEVLKRPMFLAIVSSATLAVMMKKKANGKVDGFVVESPVAGGHNAPPRGNLSFNANGEPVYGERDTVDLKIIKELGLPFWLAGAWGKPEKLKEAVAHGAQGVQLGTAFAFSEESGFSRKLKRQVLNDILDGKTDVFTDSAASPTGFPFKVLSVKGSLSEEDTYRARRRICDLGYLRRPYKKPEGNLGYRCPAEPGSAYLKKGGNPSDIEGKKCLCNALISNIGLAQSRKDGTIENSLITSGDDILTISRILGKKASYQAADVVEWIMNGK, from the coding sequence ATGGGCTGGGAGATTGAAGATAAGGAGTTTGTGATGGCATATCCGATGGTGATTCAAGGTGGAATGGGTGCCGGTGTTTCCGGGTGGCAGCTTGCTAGAGCCGTATCGATGACCGGCCAGCTAGGCGTGGTATCTGGAACGGCTATCGATCAAATATTTGCGAGGAGACTCCAGCTAGGGGATCTCGGAGGTCATTTCCGCCGGGCCCTGCAACATTTCCCCGATCGGGAAATGGCCGATAGAACCTTGGAGGCATTTTACATCCCGAAGGGAAAGAAGGCGACAGCGCCTTATATCAAAACGCCGCTCATCAGCATTAATCCCGATCGAACGACACAAGAACTGATAATTGTAAGCAACTTTGCCGAAGTTTTTCTTGCCAAGGAAGGCCATCGGAATCCAGTGGGCATTAACCTTCTTGAAAAAATACAGCTGCCAAATCTTTTTTCTCTTTACGGGGCCATGCTGGCCGGCGTCGATTACGTTATCATGGGAGCGGGAATACCAAGAGAAATACCGGGCGTTCTCGACCGATTGTCTGAACATAAGGAGGTGTCCCTGAAAATTTTTGTCGAGCATGCCTCGAAGACCGATAATTTCAGCGTCCGTTTTGATCCGGGTGCTATTCTCAAACAAAAGCTAGAGGTTCTGAAGCGTCCGATGTTTTTGGCAATAGTTTCTTCAGCCACTCTGGCGGTAATGATGAAAAAAAAGGCCAACGGAAAGGTGGATGGTTTTGTTGTAGAATCGCCGGTTGCCGGCGGGCATAACGCTCCTCCCAGGGGCAATCTGTCGTTCAACGCGAACGGGGAGCCCGTGTATGGCGAACGCGACACGGTAGATCTCAAAATAATCAAGGAACTAGGCTTGCCTTTCTGGCTTGCAGGCGCCTGGGGCAAGCCGGAAAAATTAAAGGAAGCTGTCGCACACGGTGCTCAGGGCGTGCAGTTGGGAACCGCTTTCGCCTTTAGCGAGGAGTCCGGTTTTTCACGCAAATTAAAAAGACAAGTGCTAAATGATATTCTTGATGGAAAAACCGACGTGTTCACGGATTCTGCGGCATCTCCCACGGGATTTCCCTTCAAAGTGCTGTCGGTTAAAGGCTCTCTTTCTGAAGAGGATACCTACCGAGCCAGGCGGCGGATTTGCGATCTTGGGTATCTTAGACGCCCGTATAAAAAGCCTGAGGGGAATTTAGGGTACCGTTGCCCGGCGGAACCGGGCAGCGCATATCTCAAGAAAGGTGGCAACCCTTCCGATATCGAAGGCAAGAAATGCCTATGCAATGCATTGATTTCAAATATCGGTTTGGCTCAATCAAGAAAAGATGGCACCATTGAAAATTCATTGATTACTTCAGGAGACGATATCCTAACAATTTCTCGAATTCTCGGTAAAAAAGCATCCTACCAAGCGGCAGATGTTGTCGAATGGATCATGAATGGGAAATAA
- a CDS encoding class I SAM-dependent methyltransferase produces MTQFSDKLVQILNHGALNLAIGIGYALEIFDCLDRQETPVDLDTLANQTGLNRRYLQEWLGIMVTGGIVELEESGNNECDRYLLPKSHGDLLCRRAGNNNLGVYTQEIPILTASAMKAVQKDFSKGNGVPFSFYPQFQSFMSELSDAKHEQALVPDFLPSVDDGKLVKRLETGICVCDLGCGQGVALNLMAKAFPASSFLGIDNHEQAVAHAASQAQAVGLTNVRFELKDAARIENDPDFSGICDWVCAFDAIHDQSHPLAALKGCRYMLKPDGLFSMIDIKAGSRIADNMDHPMAPFLYTVSLMHCMPVGMNDKGRGLGMMWGRQQALKLLDQAGFSHVTAREIPNDPFNLHFQCRP; encoded by the coding sequence ATGACTCAATTTTCAGACAAACTGGTTCAGATTCTGAATCACGGTGCGTTGAACCTGGCCATCGGCATCGGGTATGCGTTGGAAATATTTGACTGCCTGGATCGCCAAGAAACACCGGTCGACCTCGACACCCTTGCGAACCAGACCGGACTGAACCGGCGCTACCTTCAGGAATGGCTGGGCATCATGGTCACCGGTGGTATTGTTGAACTGGAAGAAAGCGGCAACAATGAATGCGACCGGTATCTACTGCCCAAATCGCACGGTGACCTGTTGTGCCGCCGGGCCGGTAACAACAACCTGGGCGTTTACACCCAGGAGATCCCGATACTCACCGCCAGCGCCATGAAAGCGGTACAAAAAGACTTTTCCAAAGGCAACGGCGTCCCCTTTTCCTTTTACCCGCAGTTTCAGTCATTTATGTCGGAACTGTCCGATGCCAAGCATGAACAGGCGCTGGTGCCTGATTTCCTGCCTTCGGTCGACGATGGGAAACTGGTCAAGCGGCTCGAAACGGGAATATGCGTCTGCGACCTGGGGTGCGGCCAGGGAGTGGCCCTGAACCTGATGGCCAAAGCCTTTCCAGCGTCCTCTTTTCTGGGAATCGACAACCACGAACAGGCCGTGGCCCATGCCGCATCACAGGCCCAAGCAGTGGGATTGACCAACGTCCGGTTTGAACTCAAGGATGCCGCCAGGATTGAAAATGATCCGGATTTCTCCGGTATATGCGACTGGGTCTGCGCCTTCGATGCCATCCACGACCAATCCCATCCCCTGGCCGCCCTCAAAGGATGCCGATACATGCTCAAGCCCGACGGGCTGTTTTCCATGATCGATATCAAGGCCGGCTCCCGTATAGCCGATAACATGGACCATCCCATGGCGCCTTTTTTATACACCGTAAGTTTGATGCACTGCATGCCCGTAGGGATGAACGACAAGGGTCGCGGCCTGGGTATGATGTGGGGCAGACAGCAGGCGCTGAAACTGCTGGACCAGGCCGGCTTCAGCCATGTGACCGCCAGAGAAATTCCCAATGACCCGTTCAACCTGCATTTTCAGTGCCGGCCCTGA
- a CDS encoding ARMT1-like domain-containing protein gives MKTSLECIPCLVRQSLEMARMVTTDTGTHERVLRDALHRIAGMDMRRPPPVMAQYIHRMLRDVTGVEDPYRDAKVYQNRMALSVLADMRAKLASSANSLMTAVRLAIAGNIIDMGANANVTPESLRASIDRALNTPLVGDVDLFLEASAAAENVLYLCDNAGEIVFDQLLMRALGPSRVTAAVRGKPVLNDATMTDAVATGLDEIVEVIPNGSDAPGTLLEDCSDTFRRRFETADMIIAKGQGNFETLSDLPDPVFFLFQAKCPVIAEHAGVPLRAHVLVPFGR, from the coding sequence TTGAAAACATCTCTCGAATGCATACCCTGCCTGGTTCGCCAATCCCTCGAAATGGCCAGGATGGTGACCACCGACACCGGCACCCACGAACGGGTGCTGCGGGATGCGCTCCACCGGATCGCCGGCATGGACATGCGCCGGCCGCCGCCGGTGATGGCCCAGTACATCCACCGCATGCTCCGCGATGTGACCGGCGTCGAGGATCCCTACCGCGATGCCAAGGTCTATCAGAACCGCATGGCCTTGAGCGTTTTGGCGGACATGCGGGCAAAGCTGGCATCTTCAGCCAATTCCCTGATGACGGCCGTACGCCTGGCTATCGCCGGCAATATCATCGACATGGGCGCCAACGCAAATGTGACCCCGGAAAGCCTGCGGGCATCCATCGATCGCGCGTTGAATACCCCCCTGGTCGGGGATGTCGACCTTTTTCTCGAAGCCTCTGCCGCTGCCGAAAACGTTTTGTATCTGTGTGACAATGCCGGTGAAATCGTGTTCGACCAGCTGCTCATGCGGGCGTTGGGTCCTTCACGGGTGACGGCCGCCGTACGCGGCAAGCCGGTCCTCAACGACGCCACCATGACCGACGCCGTTGCCACCGGACTCGATGAAATCGTGGAGGTGATCCCAAACGGCTCCGACGCCCCGGGAACCCTCCTGGAAGATTGCAGCGATACCTTCAGGAGGCGTTTTGAAACGGCGGACATGATCATCGCCAAGGGGCAGGGAAATTTCGAAACCCTCAGCGACCTGCCCGATCCTGTTTTCTTTCTTTTTCAGGCCAAATGCCCGGTTATCGCCGAACATGCCGGGGTACCGCTCAGGGCGCATGTCTTGGTGCCTTTTGGGCGTTGA
- a CDS encoding aspartate aminotransferase family protein, translated as MSTVNRKKLKAQLEIERKRFVENHPGSMAAFERAKSSLFDGVPMPWMTEWPYPFPIFMKAAAGAHIVDVDGIEYIDFCLGDTGAMTGHSPKASMDALVQQARKGLTFMCPTDDAIWVGETLSRRFGLPFWQIAMTATDANRFCIRLARHITGRKKILVYNYCYHGTVDEAQIILTQGVPGPRKGNVGAPVNPVETTRVVEFNDLEALEKALADEDVACVLAEPAMTNIGIIHPDPGYHEALRDITRKTGTLLILDETHTISSGVGGYTREHGLQPDMLTVGKTIASGFPAAAYGFSEAVADLIRTRVGRKESSASDETGIGGTLSGNALAIATIRATLEKVLNEAFYEYAIPLAVRFNDGVQGVIEALRLPWTVARLGCRTEYWFCEKPVRNGSEALAAVDDELDHYMHLSAMNRRILMTPFHNMALISSATSREDIDCHTRVFRECVEAVVD; from the coding sequence ATGTCCACTGTCAATCGCAAGAAATTGAAGGCCCAGCTGGAAATTGAAAGAAAACGCTTTGTCGAAAATCATCCCGGCTCGATGGCCGCGTTCGAAAGAGCAAAATCGAGCCTGTTCGACGGGGTGCCGATGCCGTGGATGACGGAGTGGCCGTATCCTTTTCCGATCTTTATGAAAGCGGCCGCCGGCGCTCACATTGTCGATGTCGACGGCATTGAATATATCGATTTCTGCCTGGGGGACACGGGGGCCATGACGGGCCACTCGCCGAAGGCATCCATGGATGCCCTGGTGCAGCAGGCCCGGAAGGGGCTGACCTTCATGTGCCCCACGGATGATGCCATCTGGGTCGGGGAAACCCTTTCCAGGCGGTTCGGCCTGCCCTTCTGGCAGATTGCCATGACGGCCACGGACGCCAACCGGTTCTGCATACGGCTGGCGCGGCATATCACCGGCAGGAAAAAGATCCTGGTCTACAACTACTGCTATCACGGTACGGTGGACGAAGCCCAGATCATTCTGACGCAGGGTGTGCCCGGACCGCGAAAAGGGAACGTCGGCGCGCCCGTCAACCCGGTTGAAACAACCAGGGTCGTTGAATTCAACGATTTGGAGGCATTGGAAAAAGCGTTGGCAGACGAAGACGTTGCCTGTGTGCTGGCCGAACCGGCGATGACCAATATCGGCATTATTCATCCGGATCCGGGATATCACGAGGCGTTGCGGGACATTACCAGAAAAACCGGGACCCTGCTTATTTTAGACGAAACCCACACCATCAGTTCCGGCGTGGGCGGGTACACCCGCGAACACGGGCTTCAGCCGGACATGCTGACCGTCGGCAAAACCATCGCCAGTGGATTCCCGGCAGCCGCCTACGGATTCAGCGAAGCGGTTGCAGATCTTATCCGGACGAGGGTGGGCCGCAAAGAATCGTCGGCGTCGGACGAAACCGGCATCGGGGGAACGCTTTCGGGAAATGCCCTGGCCATTGCCACGATCAGGGCGACATTGGAAAAGGTCCTCAACGAGGCCTTCTACGAATACGCCATTCCGCTTGCCGTGCGGTTCAATGACGGCGTTCAGGGCGTCATCGAAGCATTGCGCCTGCCGTGGACCGTGGCGAGGCTGGGGTGCCGCACGGAATACTGGTTCTGCGAAAAGCCGGTCCGCAACGGATCGGAGGCCTTGGCGGCCGTGGACGACGAATTGGATCACTACATGCATTTGTCCGCCATGAACCGCAGGATACTGATGACGCCTTTCCACAACATGGCCCTCATTTCGTCGGCCACTTCCCGGGAGGATATCGATTGTCACACCCGTGTTTTCCGTGAGTGTGTGGAAGCCGTCGTCGATTGA
- a CDS encoding hemerythrin domain-containing protein, whose amino-acid sequence MQARGPLMIEHRLIERMLQVVKGALANIESKHEIDPVFVDIAVDFIRVYADQTHHGKEEDILFRELAKKSLNEKDRQIMQELIDEHIFGRQTTKALVAANTRYRNGDETALTDIAANLQTLTEFYPKHIEKEDKVFFPSSINYFTAEEDQAMLGEFWEFDRKMIHQKYKSVVEGLTT is encoded by the coding sequence ATGCAAGCACGCGGTCCACTCATGATAGAGCATCGTCTGATTGAACGTATGCTTCAGGTTGTCAAAGGTGCCTTGGCCAACATTGAATCAAAACACGAAATAGACCCTGTGTTCGTTGATATAGCGGTTGACTTTATCCGAGTATACGCTGATCAGACCCATCACGGAAAGGAGGAAGATATTCTTTTTCGGGAATTGGCAAAAAAATCGCTGAACGAAAAAGACCGGCAAATCATGCAGGAACTGATCGATGAGCACATATTTGGTCGCCAGACAACCAAAGCACTTGTTGCGGCCAACACTCGCTATCGGAATGGAGATGAGACGGCCCTGACGGATATCGCCGCCAATCTGCAAACCCTTACAGAGTTCTATCCCAAGCATATCGAAAAAGAAGACAAAGTGTTTTTTCCATCATCCATAAACTACTTTACGGCTGAAGAGGATCAAGCCATGTTGGGAGAATTTTGGGAGTTTGATCGTAAGATGATTCACCAAAAATACAAATCCGTGGTTGAAGGATTGACAACGTAA
- a CDS encoding HU family DNA-binding protein, translated as MKKADLIDEIAKVLKTKKEARDALESILGNITRSLKKKEDVSLTGFGTFKAVKRPARKGRNPYTGEPIKIKASTRVKFVPGKSTKDAINSQ; from the coding sequence ATGAAAAAAGCAGACCTGATCGATGAAATTGCCAAGGTACTTAAAACCAAAAAAGAGGCGCGCGATGCCCTTGAAAGCATCCTTGGCAATATTACCAGATCACTGAAGAAGAAAGAGGATGTCTCCCTGACAGGCTTCGGAACCTTCAAAGCTGTCAAGCGCCCGGCGAGGAAAGGGCGCAATCCCTATACCGGTGAACCGATAAAAATAAAGGCATCGACGCGTGTAAAGTTCGTTCCGGGAAAATCCACCAAGGATGCGATAAACAGCCAATGA